GCGCAGGTCCATTTTTAGACACAGCAGAACCTATTATTCAATCTGCGCTACGATTAGGGAAACATTATCTTGATGTAAGTGCGGAGCAAAAAGCGGTTTTGGACATCTTTGAGCAATTCTCTGAACAGGCAAAAACTGCCAATGTAACTATAATTCCAGCCGCAGCATTTTATGGTGGTTTAGGAGATTTATTGAGCACAACACTTACTAAAGACTGGGATCAGGTCGATGAAATCTCAAGTTATATAGGCTTGGATTCCTGGCATCCTACAAAAGGAACTCGATTGACTGGAGAACGCAATCATTATCAAAGATTTATGTATGCAAACAATAGTCTACAACCAGTTTTGGAGGTGAAATCTAAAGTTTGGGATTTTCCAGAACCAATAGAAACACAAGAAGTAGTAACGGTTCCGCTTTCGGAAATAATTACGATTTCGAGACATATAAACGTCAATACAATTAATACTTATTTGAGTCAAAATTCGTTGACTGATATTAGAAATGATAAAACGCCGGAACCTAAAGCTGCGGATGAAAAAAACAGATCTAATCAAATTTTTTGTATGGAAGTTGTCGCTACAAAAGGCAATAAAAGCAGAAGTATTACAGCTCAGGGAATTGATATTTATGCTGTAACAGCGCCTTTGATTGTTGAAGCTTTGAAAAGAATTCTGACCGGAAAAATAGAAAAACAAGGTGTTACAACATTGGGAGAAGCATTTGATGCTACAGATTTTTTAAATGCTCTTGATGCTGATGATATCGTGATTTCGGAGATTAAAGAAACTGAAATTAATTAAATAAAAAACAGAAATTAGAATTGCCCTTTTTTATAAAATTATACAATATGACGAATCATTTTCAAAAGTTTAAAGAATTACACGATCAGCAAGAACCTTTGTTGATTGGTAATGTTTGGAATGTACAAAGTGCGAAAAAAATGGAAGATTTAGGTTTCAAAGCCTTAGGAACTTCAAGCTACGCAATTGCAGAAACACTTGGATATGCTGATGGCGAAGAAATAAGTTTTGAGGAATATCTGTTTATTACAAAACGTATTGCAGCGTCAGTATCTACGCCACTTTCTGTAGATTTGGAAGCCGGTTATGGAAAAACAGTTGCAGAAATTGTGTCAAATATTAAAGAACTGAATAAGATTGGCGTTTCGGGAATTAATATAGAAGATTCTGTAGTCGAACAAGGAGTAAGAACTATTGTTGATGCAGAATCATTTGCTCAAAAAATTAAGGCTGTCGCCGAAGAAC
This genomic window from Flavobacterium sp. 9 contains:
- a CDS encoding trans-acting enoyl reductase family protein → MENKIVIYGAYGHTGKFLVAQLYQQGFKPVLSGRDADKLNALSKDYPDLITKVADINQPESLDKAFADAEIIVNCAGPFLDTAEPIIQSALRLGKHYLDVSAEQKAVLDIFEQFSEQAKTANVTIIPAAAFYGGLGDLLSTTLTKDWDQVDEISSYIGLDSWHPTKGTRLTGERNHYQRFMYANNSLQPVLEVKSKVWDFPEPIETQEVVTVPLSEIITISRHINVNTINTYLSQNSLTDIRNDKTPEPKAADEKNRSNQIFCMEVVATKGNKSRSITAQGIDIYAVTAPLIVEALKRILTGKIEKQGVTTLGEAFDATDFLNALDADDIVISEIKETEIN
- a CDS encoding isocitrate lyase/phosphoenolpyruvate mutase family protein; translated protein: MTNHFQKFKELHDQQEPLLIGNVWNVQSAKKMEDLGFKALGTSSYAIAETLGYADGEEISFEEYLFITKRIAASVSTPLSVDLEAGYGKTVAEIVSNIKELNKIGVSGINIEDSVVEQGVRTIVDAESFAQKIKAVAEELSKENIKIFINLRSDVFLLGLPDSLNEALKRIRTYETIGVHGLFFPCVTKGEDIEALTKATKLPINVMCMPDLPDFNTLQNAGVKRISMGNFLNNKIYQYLGSEVEAVLKNQNFNSVF